The nucleotide window GTGTAAACCCGGCCTTCAACCGTCACCTTCACGTTGGCCCGGGCCAATATCGACGCGCCGGCGATGATCCTCGCCTGGTCCTTGTTCGCCAGGTTGCTCGAAAGAGTTTCATACCGGACGAACGGCTGCAGCCAGGGGTATGCAAAATAAATCGCTTCCCCGAACCAATGGTCCTGTATTTCATTGGCCCCATCATTGTCGCCCCTCGCAAATCCGCCGATAAGCGACAAGTCCTTGTAGTTCAGGCGCACATCCAACCCGTAACGATCGTTCTTCTTGTCGCTTGCGCCGTCCCTGCCTTTGAAGGCGAATCCGCCGAAAAGGATCGAATCGTCGCGCCAGTAACCGGACGGAGCGGTGGCAAGCCCTCCCTCCGCCGTCGTTCCACCGGACCCGTCGAAGCCGAGCCCGCCGATCTTGAACGCCATGGTGCCGTAGTAATCCTTTTCGTTGGTCGCACCGTCGCCTTCCGCTACACCGACGGCATACCTCCAGTGCTTGCCGAAACCGTTCGCCTCAAGACCGGGACCCTCGTCAAGTGCGAGTTTGCCCATGTACAGGTACTTTTCCCTCGTGAACCTGTTCCCGTTCCTTGCGTCCGGAAGACCGATCTCGTTCATGCCGACCGTGCCTATCCTGAAGTTCAAACGGTTCTCCCCGAGGGATTTCTTCAGGATGTCCTCCCACATCAACCAGCCCACGAATACGAACTCCGTCCCTTCAAACTCCAGCTCCGTGAAAAAGGACATGTTCTCCCCAAAGGAGCCCGCGGCAAAAAGCTCCATCTCGAGCGGGAGTTCGAACTTCGTGTTGGGTTCCTTGCCCCCGGTGAACAGGCTAAGATCGTTTACCAACTGGAGGGAAACCGGAGGCATGCCGGGGATGTCGGACGGCCAGATCGCCTGCGGGAAGACCTTCTTGTACGCCTCCACGCCCATGCTCAACGGCTGATCCTTGACGTACAGCTCATCCGGCCCCGGCAGTTTGTAGCCGTTCAGCCGGAAGGCCTCCCCCAGAGCCGTTAACCTCGGGAACGGCGCGTGACAAGTGACGCACGTCGTCTTGTACTTCCTGGCGAATGCCGGGATGGCTTCCGCCTTCCCGGAAAGCGCCCCGAGCACAAGCAAAGACATGACCCCGATGATCCCCCACAGGATACCCTTCTTCATCTTTCCCCCCCCCAAGTGGATTTCCCGGACTGTTCAAAGCGATCTTCCCTGTCGGAGGGATATATCAATAGTCGTGCCGGGAGGATGGTCGGTGGCGGAAAGAGAAAACATGCCGTTTCCAAAGGATATTCCTGCGGAAAGGAGGGAAAGGCATCGACCTCCGCGGAACGGGTATTCCCGATGGTGGGAAAAACCGGGCGGTTACGGGTCCTGATCCCGGGACTCGTCGGGAGAAAGTTCGATCTCCAGTTCCTCTATCTTCCGGTAAAGGGAGGATTTGCTCAAACCCAGAAGGGCGGCGGCGTGTCTTTTATCATACCCCGCCTCCTCCAGAGCGGAGAGGATGGAGATCTTCTCGAACTCCTTCACGGACTGCTTGAGGTCCCCGCGGCTCATCAGGCCCGAAATCCGCTTCGCCCCGTGGAGTTCGGCGGGCAGGTCGTCCACGCCGATCGTTTCCCGGTCGCAGAAGATCATGGCCCGCTCGACGGCGTTCTTCAATTCCCTGACGTTTCCCTTCCAGTCATGGCTGAGCAACAACCGCATGGTCGCGTTGTCCACTCCCTGGATCTTTTTCCCCAATTCCCGGTTGTAGCGGCTGACGAGATGGCGGACCAGGGCGGGGATGTCCTCCTTCCTTTCCCGGAGGGGGGGAACTTCTATGTGGACGACGTTCAGGCGGTAGTAGAGATCACTCCGAAATTTGCCCTTCCCCAACTCCTGTCCCATGTCCTGGTTGCTGGCGGCGATGATCCTTGCGTTCAGCGGGCGGGTCTTCACGGAGCCCAGCGGGGTGAACTCCTGTTCCTCGATCACCCGCAGCAGCTTCACCTGGGCCTCGGGCGGCATCTCGGTGATTTCGTCCAAAAACAGGGTCCCACCGTCCGCAACCTGGAGATATC belongs to Deltaproteobacteria bacterium and includes:
- a CDS encoding sigma-54 dependent transcriptional regulator, giving the protein MKARILVVDDERAIRDLFSEALREAGHEVLSAGGGEEASAILREENVQIAICDIKMPGMDGLELLRHIRDVSPETVVILITAYASVETAVNALRNGAFDYFLKPLIFEDIIAKISRIDEYLKVKRENQNLRQEVEARYDFQNMIAKSRSMDAVFGMIRKVSATASNVLITGESGTGKEMIARAIHFNSLVREGKFLPVNCGAIPTTLWESEILGYTRGAFTGATRDKEGYLQVADGGTLFLDEITEMPPEAQVKLLRVIEEQEFTPLGSVKTRPLNARIIAASNQDMGQELGKGKFRSDLYYRLNVVHIEVPPLRERKEDIPALVRHLVSRYNRELGKKIQGVDNATMRLLLSHDWKGNVRELKNAVERAMIFCDRETIGVDDLPAELHGAKRISGLMSRGDLKQSVKEFEKISILSALEEAGYDKRHAAALLGLSKSSLYRKIEELEIELSPDESRDQDP